From Thamnophis elegans isolate rThaEle1 chromosome 12, rThaEle1.pri, whole genome shotgun sequence, one genomic window encodes:
- the LOC116516023 gene encoding cytochrome c oxidase subunit 7A1, mitochondrial translates to MRSLLVSRFRSLRCFTTSSRQMENKVRESQKLFQADNDLPVHLKGGMSDMVMYRVTMAIGSLGVSYAVYCIYELGRIKKP, encoded by the exons ATGAGATCCTTGCTG GTGAGTCGCTTTCGGTCCCTTCGATGCTTCACCACCTCCAGCCGGCAAATGGAGAACAAAGTCCGTGAATCTCAGAAGCTTTTCCAG GCGGACAACGATTTGCCGGTGCACCTGAAAGGAGGGATGTCCGATATGGTGATGTATCGTGTCACCATGGCCATCGGAAGCTTGG GTGTGAGCTATGCGGTCTACTGCATCTATGAGCTTGGAAGAATCAAGAAGCCTTGA